The segment GGTCGGCGAACCGCCGGGGTGGCGCTGAGACATAGGGTTGCAGGGGCCCACTGGGATAGTAGGTGGTGCCCAGGCAAGGCCCGACCCCGTAATACGGGTCGCCATGGCCGGTGGCCCAGGCGCCTGGTACGGCCAGGAACAGCAGCAGGATTCCGAGGCGTCCCATGACGGTGCCCTCCACGGTGAATCCCCCAAGGGGATCACTTATAGCACCCGTTCCGCACCCGCCACGCTGCCAGCGGTCCAATGCCTCGTCGTCGCCGATCCAAGGGGTGATCCGCCATGTCCCGCTCCCGCACGCTGCTCCTCGCGCTCGTCGGCACCCTCGCCTACCTGGGGCTGGCCGTCCTCGGCCGGGGCGGGTTCATGGCCTTCTTCAGCCAGCCGCCGCTGGTGGCACTGACCCTGGTGCTGTTCGTTCTCTCCGGCCTGGCCCTTTTCACTCGCGGCAACCTCAGCAGCGGTGTGCGCGAGGACCGGCGCAATCGCTGGGTGTTGCCTGTGTTCGGCATCATCGGCCTGCTCAGTGCCTTCCTCCCCGCCTACACCGACCGCCTGGACGTCTGGACCTTCGGCGGCGACGGCTTGCGCTGGCTCGGTGTGTTCCTGTTCGCCGTGGGCGGCGCACTGCGGATGTGGCCGGTGTTCGTACTGGGTAATCGTTTCAGCGGCCTAGTGGCCATCCAGCCCGGCCACGAACTGGTGACAGATGGGATCTACGGCATGATCCGCCACCCCAGCTATCTGGGCCTGATGGTTGCGTCCATAGGCTGGGCCCTGGCCTTCCGCTCCGGCGTCGGCCTGGCCCTGGTGGCGCTGACGTTGCCGCCGCTGCTGGCGCGTATCCAGGCTGAAGAAGCACTGCTGCGCACGGAGTTCGGCGAAGAGTACGAGGCCTATTGCGCGCGCACGTCGCGGTTGATTCCCGGCCTCTACTGAGCCATTCGCTCCATGCG is part of the Pseudomonas lalkuanensis genome and harbors:
- a CDS encoding methyltransferase family protein, with the protein product MSRSRTLLLALVGTLAYLGLAVLGRGGFMAFFSQPPLVALTLVLFVLSGLALFTRGNLSSGVREDRRNRWVLPVFGIIGLLSAFLPAYTDRLDVWTFGGDGLRWLGVFLFAVGGALRMWPVFVLGNRFSGLVAIQPGHELVTDGIYGMIRHPSYLGLMVASIGWALAFRSGVGLALVALTLPPLLARIQAEEALLRTEFGEEYEAYCARTSRLIPGLY